The following coding sequences are from one Treponema parvum window:
- a CDS encoding AMP-dependent synthetase/ligase, with product MTLGKSIPDMLRKRVAQCPNVTLQAVKNEVDKFDCYTYERVYRRALDMACQLKKMGIKHGDRVGLIADNRREWMTTDYALLSLGAIDVPRGCDSTGQEIRFILNFTECKFSFFENAKQFEKILEKPDEVPCLKHAILFDSADPALVTRAAAAGIIIHNYINLEEIARRSTSEEDRKEINDIIDNVKSDDIATIIFTSGTTGIPKGVMLTHDNFLVQCQVIKYVLPDSKEGDLWLSVLPVWHVFERAFQYFIPVLKNGCVYSKPVAARILADMAAMHPQWMCSVPRLWDAIAKRFFSEIRKKGSLSYAFFNVAVSIGKTYWWAKDRVFGLICRYRKTIRIFDTIYAFIPFLLMIIPNAVCDLLVFRKIRAQLGGKMSGAISGGGSLQAETDAFYHAIGFKLLEGYGLTETAPVLSLRNSKKPRSGCVGEVMPCAEIKVVAEKDGRIAGSEPLPPGKRGLILARGRQVMKGYYKRPDLTEAVIDKDGWFNTGDLGMLTQDNEIKITGRAKDTIVLLGGENVEPQVIENAVCSSKYIETAVVVGQDQKYIAALIVPIKDSVLAYAEENRVVYESYEGLLQSNEIISLIRNEIDSRVNAEKGFRACERIFKFTLLEKSFTVGEEINSKMEKMRHKIVKIYARQMKKLYE from the coding sequence ATGACTTTGGGAAAAAGCATACCCGATATGCTCAGAAAGCGCGTCGCACAGTGTCCCAATGTTACTCTTCAAGCCGTCAAAAACGAAGTAGACAAATTCGACTGTTATACATATGAACGTGTCTATCGCAGGGCGCTTGACATGGCCTGCCAGTTAAAAAAAATGGGCATAAAACACGGCGATCGTGTAGGCCTTATCGCCGACAACCGCCGAGAATGGATGACAACCGATTATGCGCTTTTGTCGCTCGGGGCGATCGACGTGCCGAGAGGCTGCGATTCCACGGGACAGGAAATACGTTTTATATTAAATTTTACCGAATGTAAATTTTCATTTTTTGAAAACGCCAAACAGTTCGAAAAGATTCTTGAAAAACCTGACGAAGTTCCTTGTCTCAAGCATGCGATCTTATTCGATTCCGCGGATCCCGCCCTTGTAACGCGCGCCGCAGCGGCCGGTATTATAATTCATAACTATATAAATCTTGAAGAGATCGCGCGCCGTTCCACAAGCGAAGAGGACAGAAAAGAGATAAATGACATAATCGACAACGTAAAGTCTGACGACATAGCTACGATAATTTTTACGTCGGGAACTACCGGAATCCCGAAAGGCGTTATGCTCACGCACGACAATTTTCTTGTTCAATGCCAGGTGATAAAGTACGTCCTGCCGGATTCAAAAGAAGGCGATCTTTGGCTTTCGGTTCTTCCAGTATGGCATGTTTTTGAACGCGCCTTCCAGTACTTCATTCCGGTTCTGAAAAACGGCTGCGTATATTCGAAGCCCGTGGCGGCAAGAATTTTGGCTGACATGGCGGCTATGCATCCTCAGTGGATGTGCTCCGTTCCGCGCCTTTGGGATGCGATCGCCAAGCGTTTTTTTTCCGAAATACGTAAAAAAGGCTCTCTTTCTTATGCGTTTTTTAACGTAGCCGTATCTATAGGAAAGACATATTGGTGGGCTAAGGATCGCGTGTTCGGCCTAATATGCCGCTACCGTAAGACGATCCGCATCTTTGATACGATTTACGCCTTTATTCCTTTTTTACTTATGATAATTCCAAACGCCGTATGCGATCTTTTGGTGTTTAGAAAGATCCGCGCACAACTCGGCGGAAAAATGTCGGGCGCTATTTCAGGCGGTGGAAGCCTTCAAGCCGAAACGGACGCTTTTTACCACGCGATAGGTTTTAAATTGCTGGAAGGTTACGGTCTTACGGAAACCGCGCCCGTCCTTTCTCTTCGCAATTCCAAAAAACCGCGTTCTGGTTGCGTAGGCGAAGTCATGCCCTGCGCGGAAATAAAGGTAGTAGCCGAAAAGGACGGCCGTATCGCCGGGAGCGAACCGCTTCCTCCCGGAAAGCGAGGGCTCATACTTGCGCGCGGCCGTCAGGTTATGAAGGGATATTACAAACGTCCGGATTTGACCGAAGCCGTAATAGACAAAGACGGCTGGTTCAACACCGGAGACCTCGGTATGCTCACTCAGGATAATGAAATAAAGATTACCGGACGCGCCAAAGACACTATCGTCTTGTTGGGAGGCGAAAATGTCGAGCCGCAGGTGATTGAAAACGCCGTATGTTCAAGCAAATACATAGAAACCGCAGTGGTGGTGGGGCAAGATCAAAAATACATTGCGGCTCTGATAGTTCCTATAAAGGATTCCGTCCTTGCCTATGCCGAAGAAAATCGTGTAGTATATGAAAGTTACGAAGGTCTTTTGCAATCGAACGAAATAATAAGCCTTATCCGTAACGAAATAGATTCAAGAGTAAATGCTGAAAAAGGCTTTAGAGCTTGCGAACGTATTTTTAAGTTTACGCTTTTGGAAAAAAGCTTTACCGTCGGCGAAGAAATAAATTCGAAGATGGAAAAAATGCGGCATAAGATCGTAAAAATTTATGCCCGTCAAATGAAAAAACTTTACGAATAA
- a CDS encoding AMP-dependent synthetase/ligase, with translation MALILENDKTLGKNVPLMLRSRMQECPDVVLQYVKNDDKKYDTYTYRRVYTRVVELAAVLKKFGIKRGDRVGLISDNRREWLVTDLALLSLGAADVPRGCDSMGSEIRFILSYVECAVCFFENARQLQKVLEKIEEVPLLKDAVLFDSADAEIKSLAEEKGIRVHKFIDLEDEGRKSTEDERKSVEEEMDKTSPDEIATIIFTSGTTGNPKGVMLSHDSYIAQCEVIHEALPFLKQGDIWLSILPVWHSFERAVNYLIIALKNGMIYSRPAASVMLADMEALHPNTMCGVPRLWESVAQGFFSAMKKKGGITLALFDTAVSVGKVYNWAKDRVFGLICRYRKTMRLVDTVVCIVPFLLLAPINALFDLIIFKKIRAKFGGNMHYAISGGGSLQPDTDAFYHAINFKLLEGYGITEAGPILSVRRPYKPRSGCVGQVYASAQVKIVAMEDGKILSQEPLPPGKTGLVLAKGRQIMKGYYKNPELTEKTIDKDGWLNTGDIGMMTYDNEIKIIGRAKDTIVLLGGENIEPLPIEQAACTSSYIETVVLEGQDQKYIAALVVPSKDAVIAYAEENRIVFETYEALLESNEIQSLIRGELDKRICAEEGFRPCEYIYKFVLLPESFEQGKEINAKMEVMRHKVVKIYEKQIKSLFSK, from the coding sequence ATGGCTCTGATTTTGGAAAACGACAAAACTTTGGGTAAAAATGTTCCTCTCATGCTGCGCTCCCGGATGCAGGAGTGTCCGGACGTGGTTCTTCAATATGTGAAAAACGACGACAAAAAATATGATACGTATACGTACCGCCGCGTTTATACTCGCGTAGTTGAGTTGGCGGCCGTGCTTAAGAAATTCGGCATAAAGAGGGGCGACAGGGTGGGACTTATTTCGGACAATCGCCGCGAATGGCTGGTTACCGATTTGGCCCTTCTTTCGCTGGGAGCGGCCGACGTCCCCCGCGGATGCGACTCTATGGGATCCGAAATCCGTTTTATTTTAAGTTACGTGGAATGCGCCGTTTGCTTTTTTGAAAACGCCCGCCAGCTTCAAAAAGTTCTTGAAAAGATCGAAGAAGTTCCCTTGTTAAAAGACGCCGTCTTATTTGATTCCGCCGACGCCGAAATAAAGTCTTTGGCGGAAGAAAAGGGCATACGAGTACACAAATTCATCGATCTTGAGGACGAAGGCCGTAAAAGCACTGAAGACGAACGAAAAAGCGTTGAAGAAGAGATGGATAAAACATCCCCCGATGAAATTGCGACGATCATCTTTACGTCCGGCACTACGGGAAATCCCAAAGGCGTCATGCTGTCGCATGACAGCTATATAGCCCAGTGCGAAGTTATACACGAAGCCTTGCCTTTTCTAAAGCAGGGCGATATTTGGCTTTCCATCCTGCCCGTATGGCATTCGTTTGAAAGAGCCGTTAATTATCTTATCATCGCTTTAAAAAACGGAATGATTTATTCCCGCCCGGCTGCGTCCGTAATGCTTGCCGACATGGAAGCGCTGCATCCTAACACGATGTGCGGCGTTCCCCGCTTGTGGGAATCGGTCGCACAGGGATTTTTCAGCGCCATGAAAAAGAAGGGCGGAATAACGCTCGCTCTTTTTGACACCGCCGTTTCAGTCGGTAAAGTTTACAACTGGGCGAAGGATCGCGTGTTCGGACTTATATGCCGCTACCGAAAAACTATGCGATTGGTCGATACTGTTGTCTGCATAGTTCCGTTTTTATTGCTTGCGCCTATTAACGCCTTATTCGATCTTATAATTTTTAAAAAGATCAGAGCGAAATTCGGCGGAAATATGCATTATGCGATATCCGGCGGCGGAAGCCTTCAGCCGGACACCGACGCTTTTTATCACGCGATAAATTTTAAATTGCTTGAAGGCTACGGAATTACCGAAGCGGGTCCCATCCTTTCGGTAAGGAGACCGTACAAACCTCGTTCCGGCTGCGTAGGACAGGTATATGCTTCCGCTCAGGTAAAGATCGTCGCTATGGAAGATGGCAAAATACTTTCTCAAGAACCTCTGCCGCCGGGTAAAACAGGGCTTGTGCTTGCGAAAGGCAGGCAAATAATGAAAGGCTATTACAAAAATCCTGAGCTTACGGAAAAGACAATCGACAAAGACGGATGGCTTAACACCGGCGACATAGGAATGATGACCTATGACAATGAAATAAAAATAATAGGGCGGGCTAAGGATACGATAGTATTATTGGGCGGAGAAAACATCGAACCTTTGCCGATCGAACAAGCCGCGTGCACTTCGAGTTATATTGAAACGGTCGTGCTTGAAGGACAGGATCAAAAATACATTGCAGCGCTGGTCGTCCCTTCAAAAGACGCCGTTATTGCGTACGCCGAAGAAAACCGTATTGTGTTTGAAACATATGAAGCTCTGCTTGAATCAAACGAAATTCAATCGCTTATAAGAGGCGAGCTTGACAAACGTATTTGTGCGGAAGAAGGTTTCAGACCCTGTGAATACATATATAAATTTGTGCTTTTGCCGGAAAGCTTTGAGCAAGGCAAGGAAATAAACGCAAAGATGGAGGTCATGCGCCACAAGGTCGTAAAGATCTACGAAAAGCAGATAAAGTCGCTGTTTTCAAAGTAA
- a CDS encoding DUF4474 domain-containing protein, with the protein MGEYHFIFSPLSWSHHAPQRLAGYFDGYDVASVMLGFNINATKLEGQDFTVRMWKGNYGLVGAGGEIGLYSPKGCSLNRNDLKKLGIETSSFKLIDNKNGQILLNNKEKKPSFWTTGFTPTNHRHKDDLTAEFTLNFKGEESAKNFFDQIKDEKENAEKYYWNGKGAVSISINRNSVNFRYGTKQEE; encoded by the coding sequence ATGGGAGAGTACCATTTCATTTTTTCACCTTTATCATGGAGCCATCATGCACCTCAGCGATTGGCAGGATATTTTGACGGATATGATGTAGCATCAGTTATGTTAGGGTTTAATATTAATGCTACAAAATTAGAAGGGCAAGACTTTACGGTAAGAATGTGGAAAGGTAATTATGGACTTGTAGGTGCAGGAGGAGAAATAGGCCTTTATAGTCCGAAAGGTTGTTCGCTAAACAGAAATGATTTAAAGAAACTGGGAATAGAGACATCCTCATTCAAACTTATTGACAATAAGAATGGTCAGATATTGTTAAATAATAAGGAAAAGAAGCCAAGTTTTTGGACAACAGGATTTACTCCAACAAATCATCGACATAAAGATGATCTTACAGCAGAATTTACTCTAAACTTTAAGGGTGAAGAAAGTGCTAAGAATTTTTTTGATCAAATAAAGGATGAAAAAGAAAATGCAGAAAAATATTATTGGAATGGAAAAGGGGCTGTCAGTATAAGTATTAATAGGAATTCGGTAAATTTCAGATATGGAACTAAACAAGAAGAATAG
- a CDS encoding type II toxin-antitoxin system VapC family toxin: MKYLLDTHTILWYLFGDSRLSQSARRIIESHICFYSYASFWEISIKQSKKKLEIEHTVFEIDEMCRTAGFRKLPITLDDFNKVKNLPFQENIKHNDPFDRILIAQAIENDLTIVTTDANISLYDVKTIW; the protein is encoded by the coding sequence ATGAAATATCTGCTTGATACTCATACAATTCTTTGGTATTTATTCGGAGACTCCCGTTTGTCACAAAGCGCAAGAAGAATAATTGAGTCACATATTTGTTTTTACAGTTATGCTTCATTTTGGGAAATTTCTATAAAGCAAAGCAAAAAGAAACTTGAGATTGAGCACACCGTTTTTGAAATAGATGAAATGTGCAGAACGGCGGGATTTAGAAAACTTCCGATTACGCTTGACGATTTTAATAAAGTTAAAAATTTACCGTTTCAAGAAAATATAAAACACAATGACCCGTTTGACAGAATTCTAATTGCACAAGCAATCGAAAATGACTTAACTATTGTAACAACCGATGCAAACATTTCGCTTTATGATGTAAAAACTATTTGGTAG
- a CDS encoding MGDG synthase family glycosyltransferase: protein MQRKFVFLYLNTGSGHISAAKTLKNALENEYPGTEVHLLHGFGEGRNLGKLIFEKIYALACNYIPGLYPLIYDTAQHRFVQSLYVAGLSVRVPKRLRRFILKSRITDVISFHFALTPPLVKVLKYIPWKVNVSEVVTDPFNGTHAWFYERESRFLVYSERMKEEAVTECGVKPSHIKLIPFLSDPKFQKKLSEAELTELFIKHGFTPGKKIVLFAGGGEGLAGILKIINRCISHSANFAIAVVCGRDAAGKKKLEAISKKNPSLGLHVFGFVDFMDELVKICSCAVIKAGPATLMEVLQCKKPVIICRYIHNQELENVRYVVKNKLGWFISDPDKIFDKINEILTDESLARKTSRRFDDVKIDTDVLKAAGIVYENEWADETSAF from the coding sequence GTGCAAAGAAAATTCGTTTTTTTGTATTTGAATACCGGAAGCGGACACATAAGCGCCGCAAAAACCCTAAAAAATGCGCTTGAAAACGAATATCCCGGCACGGAAGTGCATTTGCTGCACGGCTTCGGCGAAGGGCGCAATCTGGGCAAACTTATCTTTGAAAAAATATACGCTTTGGCCTGTAACTATATTCCAGGTCTTTATCCTTTAATCTACGATACCGCGCAGCATCGTTTTGTACAATCCTTGTATGTGGCGGGGCTTTCCGTGCGCGTTCCCAAAAGGCTACGCCGGTTTATACTTAAAAGCCGCATTACAGACGTTATTTCTTTTCACTTTGCGCTTACGCCTCCGCTTGTCAAAGTTTTAAAATATATTCCGTGGAAAGTAAACGTTTCCGAGGTCGTTACCGATCCTTTTAACGGAACGCACGCATGGTTTTACGAACGGGAAAGCCGTTTTTTAGTCTATTCCGAACGGATGAAGGAAGAAGCCGTAACGGAGTGCGGCGTAAAACCTTCTCACATAAAGCTTATACCCTTTTTGTCGGATCCTAAATTTCAAAAAAAGCTTTCGGAAGCGGAATTGACTGAACTTTTCATAAAGCACGGATTTACTCCCGGTAAAAAAATTGTCCTGTTCGCCGGCGGAGGAGAAGGGCTTGCAGGCATATTAAAGATAATAAATCGCTGTATTTCGCATTCCGCGAACTTTGCGATTGCCGTGGTTTGCGGACGCGACGCTGCGGGCAAAAAAAAGCTTGAAGCTATTTCGAAAAAGAACCCTTCGCTCGGTCTTCACGTTTTCGGTTTTGTGGATTTTATGGACGAACTTGTAAAAATTTGCAGCTGTGCGGTTATAAAGGCCGGTCCTGCCACATTGATGGAAGTTCTGCAATGCAAAAAACCTGTGATAATATGCCGCTACATACACAATCAGGAGCTTGAAAACGTGCGTTACGTGGTAAAAAACAAACTCGGGTGGTTCATAAGCGACCCGGATAAAATTTTCGATAAGATAAACGAAATACTTACGGACGAAAGCCTTGCGCGAAAGACGTCCCGGCGCTTTGATGATGTAAAGATCGACACGGACGTTTTAAAAGCCGCCGGAATTGTTTACGAAAATGAGTGGGCCGACGAAACGAGCGCCTTTTAG
- the relB gene encoding hypothetical protein: MTNTATVNFRVNPVCKSRIEKLAKLTKRPASFFYNYLLNEYLDDLEDIFLAEEIVKNVRSGKEAVYSLSEVESELGI; the protein is encoded by the coding sequence ATGACTAATACTGCAACAGTAAATTTTAGGGTAAATCCCGTATGTAAATCACGAATAGAAAAACTTGCAAAACTTACAAAACGACCTGCCTCATTTTTCTATAACTATCTGCTTAATGAGTATCTGGATGATCTGGAGGATATATTTCTTGCAGAAGAAATTGTAAAAAACGTAAGAAGCGGAAAGGAAGCCGTATATTCACTCTCTGAAGTAGAAAGTGAGCTTGGGATATGA
- a CDS encoding type II toxin-antitoxin system RelE/ParE family toxin yields the protein MKCEDDLKIPPGNKFEHLLGDLKDYCSIRINDQWRIRFKFQSNEAYEVKIVDYH from the coding sequence TTGAAATGTGAAGATGATTTGAAAATTCCTCCGGGGAATAAATTTGAACATCTGCTCGGTGATTTGAAAGATTATTGTTCGATACGAATAAATGACCAATGGAGAATACGGTTTAAATTTCAGAGCAACGAAGCTTATGAAGTAAAGATTGTGGATTATCACTAA
- a CDS encoding DUF2281 domain-containing protein, protein MSYSSVEKEIKTLPRAALSEVIDFIRLVKLKFPEDDTASTQKSMYGIWKDDHFYMSSDFDEPLEDFAEYM, encoded by the coding sequence ATGTCCTACTCAAGTGTGGAAAAAGAGATTAAAACACTTCCCCGAGCAGCTTTAAGTGAGGTTATTGATTTTATTCGCTTGGTAAAACTGAAATTTCCGGAGGACGATACCGCTTCTACGCAAAAATCAATGTATGGAATTTGGAAAGATGATCATTTTTACATGTCTTCCGATTTTGATGAGCCGCTTGAAGACTTTGCGGAGTACATGTAA
- a CDS encoding RHS repeat-associated core domain-containing protein: protein MELRSKPFSTSFALQNSGSNRKVAAFTAKEQDEARTIAGVSCVGLYYYGARYLDAKYSRWLSTDPAVGEYVPVAGADHSKLPGGGIYNTLSSHLYNYANNNPVKYEDPDGRMPQAVVGAIVGGITGTATNFVVQTASNMTSGQNFTDAVKNVDVKSVGAAFLGGAVTGAITGGVSSIKAIGDAVKVYKAANMILNASANMAGAAVGTVADNAIHGNELTENVGVNTAIAGVAGIITGATANTGAKGTYKNSLTGESVSKIMYMSKNGLTDTAKNEATKDVFIGLWQEILSHLVMQNEDGNND from the coding sequence GTGGAGCTCAGATCGAAGCCTTTTTCTACGAGTTTTGCATTGCAAAACTCGGGAAGCAACCGTAAGGTTGCGGCGTTCACAGCTAAAGAACAAGATGAAGCACGCACGATAGCCGGCGTCTCGTGCGTGGGCTTGTATTACTACGGAGCACGCTACTTGGATGCGAAGTACTCAAGGTGGCTGTCAACGGATCCGGCGGTCGGGGAGTATGTTCCGGTGGCAGGGGCAGATCACTCCAAATTACCTGGGGGAGGAATATATAATACTTTATCTTCACATCTATATAATTACGCAAATAATAATCCGGTAAAATATGAAGACCCTGACGGTCGTATGCCACAAGCAGTAGTCGGTGCTATTGTAGGTGGTATTACCGGTACTGCTACCAATTTTGTGGTACAAACTGCGTCTAATATGACCAGCGGACAAAATTTTACAGATGCCGTTAAAAATGTTGATGTAAAATCTGTAGGTGCTGCATTTTTAGGTGGAGCCGTCACTGGTGCCATAACAGGCGGTGTAAGTTCAATAAAAGCTATAGGAGATGCTGTAAAAGTTTATAAAGCGGCAAATATGATTTTGAATGCATCAGCTAATATGGCAGGTGCCGCTGTTGGCACAGTCGCAGATAATGCAATACATGGTAATGAATTGACCGAAAATGTAGGCGTTAATACTGCTATTGCAGGTGTTGCAGGCATTATAACAGGAGCAACAGCAAATACTGGAGCAAAAGGAACATATAAGAATTCTTTAACTGGTGAGTCAGTCTCGAAGATTATGTATATGTCAAAAAATGGATTAACGGATACTGCCAAAAATGAAGCGACAAAAGATGTATTTATTGGATTATGGCAGGAAATATTATCACATTTAGTGATGCAAAACGAAGATGGAAATAATGATTAA
- the thiI gene encoding tRNA uracil 4-sulfurtransferase ThiI, which yields MTYLAKLGELTLKKSNLKEFERRLVNNARLYLETVSAKVSLIAGRLYIETDEYGEKAVEFTLSRLIGITGWAKASVCEKDMESIKKAVLEQAVSAKQNGAETFKLETRRADKNFPLTSYEVNCRAAADIDGKLLKVNVHKPDVVINIEIRERCFVYADQKKGCRGLPVGSSGHGLLLLSGGLDSPVAGYRMIRRGMFVDSAYFHSYPYTSEEAQNKVEVLAEKIAQYGIVNHLHIIPFTEVQMKIKEKAPEEWTTLMLRVCMMKAVNIISGLIKAQCVITGESLGQVASQTIENMSVTEDACSIQLLRPLVGMDKEEIIEDANFIGTYETSILPYEDCCVLFSPRHPVLRGSVEDAKKIYDSLEVDDLIKKAVENRVIKKYHVRNIVEKNF from the coding sequence ATGACGTATCTGGCAAAGCTGGGCGAACTGACTCTGAAAAAATCGAATTTAAAAGAATTCGAGCGGCGTCTGGTAAATAACGCGCGCCTTTATCTTGAAACGGTAAGTGCAAAAGTTTCACTCATCGCGGGACGGCTTTATATTGAAACCGACGAATACGGCGAAAAAGCCGTAGAGTTCACGCTCAGCCGCCTTATAGGGATTACCGGCTGGGCAAAGGCAAGCGTATGTGAAAAAGACATGGAATCAATAAAGAAAGCCGTCCTTGAACAAGCCGTATCGGCAAAACAAAACGGAGCCGAAACATTTAAACTTGAAACAAGGCGCGCCGATAAAAATTTTCCCTTAACTTCATATGAAGTAAATTGCCGGGCCGCCGCCGACATTGACGGAAAGCTTCTTAAAGTAAACGTTCATAAACCCGACGTCGTCATAAACATTGAAATCCGTGAGAGATGCTTCGTTTATGCGGATCAAAAAAAGGGCTGCCGCGGACTTCCCGTGGGTTCAAGCGGCCACGGACTTCTTTTGCTCTCAGGCGGCTTGGATTCTCCCGTAGCCGGATACCGCATGATCCGCCGCGGAATGTTCGTAGATTCCGCTTACTTTCATTCTTACCCCTATACGTCCGAAGAGGCTCAGAACAAGGTAGAGGTTCTTGCGGAAAAAATTGCACAATACGGCATTGTAAACCACCTTCATATAATCCCTTTTACCGAAGTTCAGATGAAAATAAAAGAAAAAGCGCCCGAAGAATGGACGACGCTGATGCTTCGCGTCTGTATGATGAAGGCGGTAAATATAATATCCGGCCTTATAAAAGCTCAGTGCGTTATAACCGGCGAAAGCCTGGGGCAGGTGGCAAGCCAGACTATAGAAAACATGAGCGTGACGGAAGACGCCTGCTCCATTCAGCTTTTACGACCGCTAGTCGGAATGGACAAAGAAGAAATAATCGAGGACGCAAATTTCATAGGAACTTATGAAACCTCAATTCTACCATATGAAGACTGCTGCGTGCTTTTTTCTCCGCGCCACCCTGTGCTACGAGGAAGTGTCGAAGACGCAAAAAAAATTTACGATTCGCTTGAAGTAGACGACTTAATAAAAAAAGCCGTAGAAAACCGCGTAATAAAAAAATATCACGTAAGGAATATAGTCGAAAAGAATTTCTAA
- a CDS encoding type II toxin-antitoxin system RelE family toxin, which translates to MRVEFSETAFKTLKKLDGSIQKQILKYIHELKGLKDPRTRGKRLKSNLAGLWRYRIGDYRMICEIKDDKLLITVVRIGHRREVYDE; encoded by the coding sequence ATGAGAGTAGAATTCTCTGAAACTGCGTTTAAAACATTAAAGAAACTGGATGGCAGCATTCAAAAGCAGATACTAAAATATATCCATGAGCTTAAAGGCCTTAAGGATCCAAGAACAAGGGGAAAAAGGCTTAAAAGTAATCTTGCAGGTTTGTGGCGTTACCGCATAGGAGACTACAGAATGATTTGCGAAATAAAAGATGATAAGCTTTTGATAACTGTTGTAAGAATAGGGCATCGTCGAGAAGTATATGATGAATAA